A genomic segment from Bubalus bubalis isolate 160015118507 breed Murrah chromosome 5, NDDB_SH_1, whole genome shotgun sequence encodes:
- the GABRD gene encoding gamma-aminobutyric acid receptor subunit delta isoform X1, with protein sequence MDELAWLLPPLLLLCAQHRGSRAMNDIGDYVGSNLEISWLPNLDGLIEGYARNFRPGIGGPAVNVALAIEVASIDHISEVNMEYTMTVFLHQSWRDSRLSYNHTNETLGLDSRFVDKLWLPDTFIVNAKSAWFHDVTVENKLIRLQPDGVILYSIRITSTVACDMDLAKYPMDEQECMLHLESYGYSSEDIVYYWSENQEQIHGLDKLQLAQFTITSYRFTTELMNFKSAGQFPRLSLHFHLRRNRGVYIIQSYMPSVLLVAMSWVSFWISQAAVPARVSLGITTVLTMTTLMVSARSSLPRASAIKALDVYFWICYVFVFAALVEYAFAHFNADYRKKQKAKAKAKVKVKEQRAEMDVKNAIVLFSLSAAGVTQELAVSRRPCRVPRNLMGSYRSVEVETGETKKQGGQGGLRGLLKPIDADTIDIYARAVFPAAFAAVNVIYWAAYTM encoded by the exons ATGGACGAGCTGGCCTGGCTGCTGCCCCCGCTCCTGCTGCTCTGCGCGCAGCACCGCGGCTCCAG GGCAATGAATGACATTGGCGACTATGTTGGCTCCAACCTGGAGATATCCTGGCTCCCCAACCTGGACGGCCTGATAGAAGGCTACGCTCGCAACTTTCGGCCTGGCATTGGAG GCCCCGCTGTGAACGTGGCACTCGCCATCGAGGTGGCCAGCATTGACCACATCTCAGAGGTGAACATG GAGTACACCATGACGGTGTTCCTGCACCAGAGCTGGCGCGACAGCAGGCTGTCCTACAACCACACCAATGAGACCCTGGGCTTGGACAGCCGCTTCGTGGACAAGCTGTGGCTCCCGGACACCTTCATCGTGAACGCCAAGTCTGCCTGGTTCCACGATGTGACAGTGGAGAACAAGCTCATCCGGCTGCAGCCTGACGGGGTGATTCTCTACAGCATCCG AATCACGTCCACGGTGGCCTGCGACATGGACCTGGCCAAGTATCCCATGGACGAACAGGAGTGCATGCTGCACCTGGAGAGTT ACGGCTACTCATCCGAGGACATCGTCTACTACTGGTCCGAGAACCAGGAGCAGATCCACGGGCTGGACAAGCTGCAACTGGCCCAGTTCACCATCACCAGCTACCGCTTCACCACAGAGCTGATGAACTTCAAGTCGG CCGGCCAGTTCCCCCGACTCAGCTTGCACTTCCACCTGCGGAGGAACCGCGGCGTCTACATCATCCAGTCCTACATGCCCTCCGTCCTCCTGGTCGCCATGTCCTGGGTCTCCTTCTGGATCAGCCAGGCAGCAGTGCCCGCCAGGGTGTCTCTAG GCATCACCACAGTGCTGACCATGACCACGCTGATGGTCAGTGCCCGCTCCTCCCTCCCACGGGCATCGGCCATCAAGGCATTGGACGTGTACTTCTGGATCTGCTATGTCTTTGTGTTCGCCGCCCTGGTGGAGTATGCCTTTGCCCACTTCAATGCTGACTACCGGAAGAAACAGAAGGCCAAGGCCAAGGCCAAGGTCAAGGTTAAGGAGCAGAGGGCTGAG ATGGACGTGAAGAATGCCATTGTGCTCTTCTCTCTCTCCGCTGCGGGCGTTACTCAGGAGCTAGCTGTGTCCCGCCGGCCATGCCGCGTGCCCAGGAACCTTATGGGCTCCTACAGGTCTGTGGAGGTGGAGACAGGGGAGACAAAGAAGCAGGGGGGCCAGGGGGGCCTCCGTGGGCTTCTCAAGCCCATCGACGCAGACACCATTGACATCTATGCCCGTGCTGTGTTCCCCGCGGCCTTTGCCGCCGTCAACGTCATCTACTGGGCCGCATACACCATGTGA
- the GABRD gene encoding gamma-aminobutyric acid receptor subunit delta isoform X2, with the protein MDELAWLLPPLLLLCAQHRGSRAMNDIGDYVGSNLEISWLPNLDGLIEGYARNFRPGIGGPAVNVALAIEVASIDHISEVNMSWRDSRLSYNHTNETLGLDSRFVDKLWLPDTFIVNAKSAWFHDVTVENKLIRLQPDGVILYSIRITSTVACDMDLAKYPMDEQECMLHLESYGYSSEDIVYYWSENQEQIHGLDKLQLAQFTITSYRFTTELMNFKSAGQFPRLSLHFHLRRNRGVYIIQSYMPSVLLVAMSWVSFWISQAAVPARVSLGITTVLTMTTLMVSARSSLPRASAIKALDVYFWICYVFVFAALVEYAFAHFNADYRKKQKAKAKAKVKVKEQRAEMDVKNAIVLFSLSAAGVTQELAVSRRPCRVPRNLMGSYRSVEVETGETKKQGGQGGLRGLLKPIDADTIDIYARAVFPAAFAAVNVIYWAAYTM; encoded by the exons ATGGACGAGCTGGCCTGGCTGCTGCCCCCGCTCCTGCTGCTCTGCGCGCAGCACCGCGGCTCCAG GGCAATGAATGACATTGGCGACTATGTTGGCTCCAACCTGGAGATATCCTGGCTCCCCAACCTGGACGGCCTGATAGAAGGCTACGCTCGCAACTTTCGGCCTGGCATTGGAG GCCCCGCTGTGAACGTGGCACTCGCCATCGAGGTGGCCAGCATTGACCACATCTCAGAGGTGAACATG AGCTGGCGCGACAGCAGGCTGTCCTACAACCACACCAATGAGACCCTGGGCTTGGACAGCCGCTTCGTGGACAAGCTGTGGCTCCCGGACACCTTCATCGTGAACGCCAAGTCTGCCTGGTTCCACGATGTGACAGTGGAGAACAAGCTCATCCGGCTGCAGCCTGACGGGGTGATTCTCTACAGCATCCG AATCACGTCCACGGTGGCCTGCGACATGGACCTGGCCAAGTATCCCATGGACGAACAGGAGTGCATGCTGCACCTGGAGAGTT ACGGCTACTCATCCGAGGACATCGTCTACTACTGGTCCGAGAACCAGGAGCAGATCCACGGGCTGGACAAGCTGCAACTGGCCCAGTTCACCATCACCAGCTACCGCTTCACCACAGAGCTGATGAACTTCAAGTCGG CCGGCCAGTTCCCCCGACTCAGCTTGCACTTCCACCTGCGGAGGAACCGCGGCGTCTACATCATCCAGTCCTACATGCCCTCCGTCCTCCTGGTCGCCATGTCCTGGGTCTCCTTCTGGATCAGCCAGGCAGCAGTGCCCGCCAGGGTGTCTCTAG GCATCACCACAGTGCTGACCATGACCACGCTGATGGTCAGTGCCCGCTCCTCCCTCCCACGGGCATCGGCCATCAAGGCATTGGACGTGTACTTCTGGATCTGCTATGTCTTTGTGTTCGCCGCCCTGGTGGAGTATGCCTTTGCCCACTTCAATGCTGACTACCGGAAGAAACAGAAGGCCAAGGCCAAGGCCAAGGTCAAGGTTAAGGAGCAGAGGGCTGAG ATGGACGTGAAGAATGCCATTGTGCTCTTCTCTCTCTCCGCTGCGGGCGTTACTCAGGAGCTAGCTGTGTCCCGCCGGCCATGCCGCGTGCCCAGGAACCTTATGGGCTCCTACAGGTCTGTGGAGGTGGAGACAGGGGAGACAAAGAAGCAGGGGGGCCAGGGGGGCCTCCGTGGGCTTCTCAAGCCCATCGACGCAGACACCATTGACATCTATGCCCGTGCTGTGTTCCCCGCGGCCTTTGCCGCCGTCAACGTCATCTACTGGGCCGCATACACCATGTGA